The Georgenia sp. TF02-10 genome window below encodes:
- the coaBC gene encoding bifunctional phosphopantothenoylcysteine decarboxylase/phosphopantothenate--cysteine ligase CoaBC: protein MRIVLGVTGGIAAYKAAYLLRLFREAGHRVRVVPTEAALAMVGRPTWEALSGEPVRTGVFDDAEHVDHVALGRSADLVVVAPATAHLLARAAAGLADDLLTATLLTATCPVLLAPAMHTEMWRHPATVANVATLRGRGVHVLDPATGRLTGADTGAGRLPEPAEIAAAALALVRDRDLAGRRVVVSAGGTREPLDPVRFLGNRSTGRQGAAIAAAAAARGAAVTLVAANVDAVVLPGGGVTVVPVETTAELRAAVRAAAAAADAVVMAAAVADFRPAAASEHKIKKTAGAGPAPIALVENPDILAELAAAPLAAGQVVVGFAAETGDDAGDVLAHGREKARRKGADLLVVNEVGTAVGFGDVPNAVTVLDRAGDVVARAAGTKAEVADAVWDAVLGVWDRATTISG, encoded by the coding sequence CTGCGCATCGTCCTCGGCGTCACCGGCGGCATCGCGGCCTACAAGGCCGCCTACCTGCTGCGGCTGTTCCGCGAGGCCGGGCACCGCGTCCGGGTCGTGCCCACCGAGGCGGCCCTGGCGATGGTCGGCCGGCCGACCTGGGAGGCGCTGTCCGGCGAGCCGGTCCGCACCGGCGTCTTCGACGACGCCGAGCACGTGGACCACGTGGCGCTGGGCCGCTCCGCCGACCTCGTGGTGGTCGCCCCGGCCACCGCGCACCTGCTCGCGCGGGCCGCGGCCGGCCTCGCCGACGACCTGCTCACCGCCACCCTGCTCACCGCCACCTGCCCGGTCCTCCTCGCCCCCGCGATGCACACCGAGATGTGGCGCCACCCGGCCACCGTCGCCAACGTCGCCACCCTGCGCGGCCGGGGCGTGCACGTCCTGGACCCGGCCACCGGCCGGCTCACCGGCGCCGACACCGGGGCCGGCCGGCTGCCCGAGCCCGCCGAGATCGCCGCCGCCGCGCTCGCCCTGGTCCGCGACCGCGACCTGGCCGGCCGGCGCGTGGTCGTCTCCGCCGGCGGGACCCGGGAGCCCCTGGACCCGGTCCGGTTCCTCGGCAACCGCTCCACCGGCCGGCAGGGCGCCGCCATCGCCGCCGCGGCCGCCGCCCGCGGCGCCGCCGTGACGCTCGTCGCCGCCAACGTCGACGCCGTCGTCCTTCCCGGCGGCGGCGTCACCGTGGTGCCGGTGGAGACCACCGCCGAGCTGCGCGCGGCGGTGCGCGCCGCGGCCGCCGCCGCGGACGCCGTCGTCATGGCGGCCGCCGTCGCCGACTTCCGGCCCGCCGCGGCCAGCGAGCACAAGATCAAGAAGACCGCCGGCGCCGGGCCGGCCCCCATCGCGCTGGTGGAGAACCCGGACATCCTCGCCGAGCTCGCCGCCGCGCCGCTGGCGGCGGGGCAGGTCGTCGTCGGGTTCGCCGCGGAGACCGGCGACGACGCCGGGGACGTGCTCGCGCACGGGCGGGAGAAGGCCCGGCGCAAGGGGGCGGACCTGCTCGTCGTCAACGAGGTCGGCACCGCCGTCGGCTTCGGCGACGTGCCGAACGCGGTGACCGTCCTGGACCGGGCCGGGGACGTCGTCGCCCGCGCCGCCGGGACGAAGGCCGAGGTCGCGGACGCGGTGTGGGACGCGGTGCTCGGGGTGTGGGACCGGGCGACTACGATCTCTGGGTGA
- the gmk gene encoding guanylate kinase, with protein sequence MTDPAPDTMAAVSASPARLTVLSGPTAVGKGTIMAEMRRRRPDLWISVSATTRPRRPGEVDGLHYHFLTDAQFDEAVAKGCMLEWAVVHGRHRYGTPRQPLERELAAGRPVFLELDLQGARQVRAAMPDAQFVFLAPPSFAELERRLVHRGTEGPEERARRLLTAREELAAVTEFDHVVVNDDVARATDEVLALMGLPAR encoded by the coding sequence ATGACGGACCCCGCCCCCGACACCATGGCAGCGGTCTCCGCCTCGCCCGCGCGCCTGACCGTCCTGTCCGGCCCCACCGCCGTCGGCAAGGGCACGATCATGGCCGAGATGCGGCGGCGGCGGCCCGACCTGTGGATCTCCGTCTCCGCCACCACCCGGCCCCGGCGGCCCGGCGAGGTCGACGGGCTGCACTACCACTTCCTCACCGACGCCCAGTTCGACGAGGCCGTCGCCAAGGGCTGCATGCTGGAGTGGGCGGTCGTGCACGGCCGGCACCGGTACGGCACCCCCCGGCAGCCGCTGGAGCGCGAGCTCGCCGCCGGCCGGCCCGTCTTCCTCGAGCTCGACCTCCAGGGGGCCCGCCAGGTCCGGGCCGCGATGCCCGACGCCCAGTTCGTCTTCCTCGCCCCGCCGAGCTTCGCCGAGCTCGAGCGCCGGCTCGTCCACCGCGGCACCGAGGGGCCGGAGGAACGGGCCCGCCGGCTGCTCACCGCCCGCGAGGAGCTCGCCGCGGTCACCGAGTTCGACCACGTCGTCGTCAACGACGACGTCGCCCGGGCCACCGACGAGGTGCTGGCGCTGATGGGCCTGCCCGCGCGCTGA
- a CDS encoding CGNR zinc finger domain-containing protein, with amino-acid sequence MTGNGRVPADSGYPEPGGRAPAPPPLRLAQVFVNTADREAGADALQSPGDLVQWLASYDLLDARAPAGPDDIALALDLREGLRGLFLSHNDGPDAGPTDPDDVKNERRLERALAQLPVRMTVTGGVVGTAPSSDSPVRAALTEIAVVLVRADPAQLTRLKACRRDVCRWVFYDSSRNRGSTWCAMGICGARTKMATYRDRRRDR; translated from the coding sequence ATGACCGGTAACGGACGCGTGCCGGCGGACAGCGGCTATCCCGAGCCCGGAGGGCGAGCCCCGGCTCCGCCTCCGCTGCGCCTGGCTCAGGTCTTCGTCAACACCGCCGACCGCGAGGCCGGTGCGGACGCCCTGCAGAGTCCCGGCGACCTCGTGCAGTGGCTGGCCAGCTACGACCTGCTGGACGCGCGGGCACCCGCCGGGCCGGACGACATCGCCCTCGCGCTGGATCTGCGGGAGGGGCTGCGGGGCCTCTTCCTCAGCCACAACGACGGGCCGGACGCCGGCCCCACCGACCCGGACGACGTCAAGAATGAACGTCGGCTGGAGCGGGCCTTGGCGCAGCTGCCGGTACGCATGACGGTCACCGGAGGCGTCGTGGGAACCGCGCCGTCGTCGGACTCCCCGGTCCGGGCCGCGCTCACCGAGATTGCCGTCGTCCTCGTCCGGGCGGACCCGGCCCAGCTGACGCGGCTGAAGGCGTGCCGGCGCGACGTGTGCCGCTGGGTGTTCTACGACTCCTCACGCAACCGGGGCAGCACCTGGTGCGCCATGGGCATCTGCGGGGCGCGCACCAAGATGGCGACCTACCGGGACCGCCGCCGCGATCGCTGA
- a CDS encoding HNH endonuclease signature motif containing protein produces MGLVAEAVAALSSGAPASGAGGWGQAVRVGVIGGLDAVIRDLTVYRGQVLLAHREDGGWGTGQDRDFADWRSRTTGGGRGAATGELVVAEGMAEIPALQDAVARGELGLEHAKALARVRQGASGPVKEALSGDVGAELVEKGKGLSAPDLAREARRVAAQIDAAAAQADFEAVWQRRSVTTRRSGGAATGQWVLDPVSGAVVATALDAIVGVPGKEDTRTREQRLADALVTMASRVLQVGADLNGAQVRPHLAVVVQEETWAATTAHRRAQEAADQGAAFGLTTPHHEDDDTGCVRVRPALPAVVGLPDVAPGELEDGTVVPLGELGRLLCDCEATRVVLDAASVVLDVGQSQRTYTGELRRAVTTRDRRCRWPGCTVRASWCEVHHVRWWSHGGATSVANGMTLCSFHHHVLHAQHVLVVPGGEGFAFYHRDGHLIGTSPHPPRGPRSTRRAPVADGYTPDLTGTRQHLTDPLNNPRGRAPDPPTRVDGRPGLAPGGPGGLPDGSRGQPDAQGTALPTSPGPGGRAGPDPRATDSARPHQASTSAEPMLWDDPAVT; encoded by the coding sequence GTGGGACTGGTCGCTGAGGCGGTGGCCGCCCTGTCATCGGGGGCGCCGGCCTCGGGCGCCGGCGGGTGGGGGCAGGCGGTGCGGGTGGGGGTGATCGGCGGGCTGGACGCGGTGATCAGGGACCTGACGGTGTACCGGGGGCAGGTGCTGCTGGCGCACCGGGAGGACGGGGGTTGGGGGACGGGGCAGGACCGGGACTTTGCGGACTGGCGCTCGCGGACCACCGGTGGTGGGCGGGGCGCGGCGACCGGGGAGCTCGTGGTCGCGGAGGGGATGGCGGAGATCCCGGCCCTGCAGGACGCGGTCGCTCGGGGTGAGCTGGGGCTGGAGCACGCGAAGGCGCTGGCCCGGGTCCGCCAGGGCGCCTCCGGCCCGGTGAAGGAGGCGCTGTCGGGGGACGTGGGGGCCGAGCTGGTGGAGAAGGGCAAGGGCCTGTCCGCCCCGGACCTGGCGCGGGAGGCGCGCAGGGTCGCCGCCCAGATCGACGCGGCGGCGGCGCAGGCGGACTTCGAGGCGGTGTGGCAGCGGAGGTCGGTGACGACCCGGCGCAGCGGCGGGGCGGCGACGGGGCAGTGGGTGCTGGACCCGGTGTCCGGGGCGGTGGTGGCGACCGCGCTGGACGCCATCGTCGGGGTGCCGGGCAAGGAGGACACCCGCACGAGGGAGCAGCGGCTGGCTGATGCGTTGGTGACGATGGCCTCCCGGGTGCTGCAGGTCGGGGCGGACCTCAACGGTGCCCAGGTCCGTCCGCACCTGGCGGTGGTGGTCCAGGAGGAGACCTGGGCCGCCACCACCGCGCACCGGCGGGCGCAGGAGGCCGCCGACCAGGGCGCCGCGTTCGGCCTGACCACCCCCCACCACGAAGACGACGACACCGGGTGTGTGAGGGTGCGGCCCGCGCTGCCGGCGGTGGTGGGGTTGCCGGACGTGGCCCCGGGTGAGCTGGAGGACGGCACGGTGGTCCCGCTGGGGGAGCTGGGCCGGCTGCTGTGCGACTGCGAGGCCACCCGGGTGGTGCTGGACGCCGCCTCGGTGGTGCTGGACGTGGGGCAGAGCCAGCGGACCTACACCGGTGAGCTGCGGCGGGCGGTGACGACCCGGGACCGGCGCTGCCGGTGGCCCGGGTGCACCGTCCGGGCGTCGTGGTGCGAGGTGCACCACGTGCGGTGGTGGTCCCACGGCGGGGCGACGTCGGTGGCCAACGGGATGACCCTGTGCTCCTTCCACCACCACGTGCTGCACGCCCAGCACGTGCTGGTGGTCCCCGGCGGGGAGGGGTTCGCCTTCTACCACCGCGACGGGCACCTGATCGGCACCAGCCCGCACCCCCCAAGGGGGCCGCGCTCGACCCGACGGGCACCGGTCGCCGACGGGTACACCCCGGACCTGACCGGCACCCGCCAGCACCTCACCGACCCCCTGAACAACCCCCGGGGCCGTGCGCCCGACCCGCCTACCCGCGTTGACGGCAGACCGGGCCTCGCGCCGGGCGGACCGGGCGGGTTACCGGACGGCTCCAGAGGTCAACCCGATGCTCAGGGGACAGCCCTGCCCACCAGCCCCGGACCCGGCGGGCGGGCCGGCCCAGACCCGCGCGCCACCGACTCCGCTCGGCCTCACCAGGCGAGCACCAGCGCCGAACCCATGCTCTGGGACGACCCCGCCGTCACCTGA
- the rpoZ gene encoding DNA-directed RNA polymerase subunit omega: MYGTVAAPEGITDPPIDELLEKVDNKYALVIYAAKRARQINTYNAQLQEGLLEFVGPLVPAAQEDKPLSIAMREINEGMLTLTRTED; this comes from the coding sequence ATGTACGGAACCGTCGCCGCCCCCGAGGGCATCACCGACCCGCCGATCGACGAGCTGCTCGAGAAGGTGGACAACAAGTACGCGCTGGTGATCTACGCCGCCAAGCGCGCGCGGCAGATCAACACCTACAACGCCCAGCTCCAGGAGGGCCTGCTGGAGTTCGTCGGGCCGCTCGTGCCCGCCGCCCAGGAGGACAAGCCGCTGTCCATCGCCATGCGCGAGATCAACGAGGGCATGCTCACCCTCACCCGCACCGAGGACTGA
- the metK gene encoding methionine adenosyltransferase has protein sequence MTRPARLRQFTSESVTEGHPDKVCDRISDAILDAILEQDPEARVAVETMVTTGLVHVVGEVSTSAYVEIPQIVRDEVTRIGYTSSAIGFDGRSCGVSTSIGQQSPDIDAGVSKSLENRDDAGAHDDLDRLGAGDQGLMFGFACEETPALMPLPIHLAHRLAERLTAVRKQGVVPGLRPDGKTQVTIGYDGDRAVSLDAVVVSAQHDDAVDLRWLHRAVAAEVVRPVLAEAGVDLRTADTELLVNPAGRFVVGGPMGDAGLTGRKIIVDTYGGMARHGGGAFSGKDPSKVDRSASYAMRWVAKNVVAAGLARRCEVQVAYAIGKANPVGLFVETFGTETVPVERILAAIREVFDLRPAAIIQDLDLLRPIYRHTSAYGHFGRQLPEFTWERTDRADALAAAAGAVG, from the coding sequence GTGACCCGCCCCGCCCGCCTGCGCCAGTTCACGTCCGAGTCGGTGACGGAGGGGCACCCGGACAAGGTCTGCGACCGCATCTCCGACGCCATCCTCGACGCCATCCTGGAGCAGGACCCCGAGGCCCGGGTGGCGGTGGAGACGATGGTGACCACCGGCCTCGTGCACGTGGTGGGGGAGGTGTCCACCTCCGCCTACGTGGAGATCCCGCAGATCGTCCGGGACGAGGTCACCCGGATCGGGTACACCTCCTCGGCCATCGGGTTCGACGGACGCTCGTGCGGGGTGTCGACGTCGATCGGGCAGCAGTCCCCGGACATCGACGCCGGGGTGAGCAAGTCCCTGGAGAACCGCGACGACGCCGGCGCGCACGACGACCTCGACAGGCTCGGCGCGGGGGACCAGGGCCTGATGTTCGGGTTCGCCTGCGAGGAGACGCCGGCGCTGATGCCGCTGCCGATCCACCTCGCCCACCGGCTCGCCGAGCGGCTCACCGCGGTGCGGAAGCAGGGGGTGGTGCCGGGCCTGCGGCCGGACGGCAAGACGCAGGTGACCATCGGCTACGACGGCGACCGGGCGGTGAGCCTGGACGCGGTGGTGGTCTCCGCCCAGCACGACGACGCGGTGGACCTGCGCTGGCTGCACCGGGCGGTGGCCGCGGAGGTGGTGCGACCGGTGCTCGCCGAGGCCGGCGTGGACCTGCGCACCGCCGACACCGAGCTGCTGGTCAACCCGGCCGGGCGGTTCGTCGTCGGCGGGCCGATGGGTGACGCCGGCCTGACCGGGCGGAAGATCATCGTGGACACCTACGGCGGGATGGCCCGGCACGGCGGCGGCGCGTTCTCCGGGAAGGACCCCTCGAAGGTGGACCGGTCGGCCTCGTACGCGATGCGCTGGGTTGCCAAGAACGTCGTCGCCGCCGGGCTCGCGCGCCGGTGCGAGGTGCAGGTGGCCTACGCCATCGGCAAGGCGAACCCGGTGGGCCTGTTCGTCGAGACGTTCGGCACCGAGACGGTGCCGGTGGAGCGGATCCTGGCCGCCATCCGGGAGGTCTTCGACCTGCGCCCGGCCGCGATCATTCAGGACCTGGACCTGCTGCGGCCGATCTACCGGCACACCTCCGCCTACGGCCACTTCGGCCGGCAGCTGCCCGAGTTCACCTGGGAGCGCACCGACCGCGCCGACGCCCTCGCCGCGGCGGCCGGGGCCGTCGGCTGA
- the pyrF gene encoding orotidine-5'-phosphate decarboxylase gives MTPPAPFGDRLADAMDAHGPVCVGIDPHPGLLADWGLPDDAAGLRTFALTVVDALGGHVAALKPQAAFFERHGADGVRVLEEVLAAARAAGTLTILDVKRGDVGSTMAGYADAYLRPGAPLAADAITVSPYLGFGSLRPALDLARAEGRGVFVLALTSNPEGATVQHATGPAGPVARQMVDGVRAANAAAPGERLGSVGLVVGATVGSTVADLGLDLAGAGGPLLAPGVGAQGAGADELARVFGPARRQVLAHVSRSVLGAGPTGLRAAVDRGVAEARAALDR, from the coding sequence ATGACGCCCCCTGCACCGTTCGGCGACCGGCTCGCCGACGCGATGGACGCCCACGGCCCGGTCTGCGTGGGCATCGACCCGCACCCCGGCCTGCTGGCCGACTGGGGGCTGCCCGACGACGCCGCCGGGCTGCGCACCTTCGCCCTGACCGTGGTCGACGCCCTCGGCGGGCACGTCGCAGCGCTCAAGCCGCAGGCTGCGTTCTTCGAGCGGCACGGCGCCGACGGTGTCCGGGTGCTGGAGGAGGTGCTCGCCGCCGCCCGCGCCGCGGGCACCCTCACCATCCTCGACGTCAAGCGCGGGGACGTCGGCTCCACCATGGCCGGCTACGCCGACGCCTACCTCCGCCCCGGCGCCCCGCTCGCGGCCGACGCCATCACGGTCTCGCCCTACCTCGGCTTCGGGTCCCTGCGCCCGGCGCTGGACCTCGCCCGGGCGGAGGGCCGTGGCGTCTTCGTCCTCGCCCTGACCTCCAACCCGGAGGGCGCGACGGTGCAGCACGCCACCGGCCCGGCGGGCCCGGTGGCCCGGCAGATGGTCGACGGCGTCCGCGCCGCCAACGCCGCGGCGCCGGGGGAGCGGCTGGGGTCCGTCGGGCTTGTGGTCGGCGCCACCGTCGGCTCGACCGTCGCCGACCTCGGCCTGGACCTCGCCGGAGCAGGCGGGCCGCTGCTCGCGCCGGGCGTGGGCGCGCAGGGCGCCGGTGCCGACGAGCTCGCGCGCGTGTTTGGCCCGGCCCGCCGGCAGGTGCTCGCCCACGTGTCCCGAAGCGTACTGGGGGCCGGTCCCACCGGCCTGCGCGCGGCGGTGGACCGAGGCGTCGCCGAGGCCCGGGCGGCTCTCGACCGCTGA
- the mihF gene encoding integration host factor, actinobacterial type has product MPLPPLTPEQRSQALAKAAAARATRAEVKNKLKYNQVSLSEVLQSAKDDDALGKLKVVSLLESLPGVGKAKARNLMAEFGISEARRVRGLGPHQTAALVERFG; this is encoded by the coding sequence GTGCCCCTGCCACCGTTGACCCCCGAGCAGCGTTCCCAAGCCCTGGCGAAAGCAGCGGCTGCCCGCGCCACCCGCGCCGAAGTGAAGAACAAGCTCAAGTACAACCAGGTCAGCCTCTCCGAGGTCCTGCAGTCGGCCAAGGACGACGACGCCCTGGGCAAGCTGAAGGTGGTCTCCCTCCTGGAGTCCCTGCCCGGAGTCGGCAAGGCGAAGGCACGCAACCTCATGGCGGAGTTCGGCATCTCCGAGGCGCGCCGGGTCCGTGGCCTGGGGCCGCACCAGACGGCCGCCCTGGTGGAGCGGTTCGGCTGA
- a CDS encoding MFS transporter, translating into MGSRASGQRNSPASDQRSNHASEQRGGRLRDPSWTLLRGDRSFRHYWLGQSAASAGAQFTTVAIPLVTAIALDAGPAAVSLVATAGTLPYLLFALLAGHLLHGRDQKRSMIATDLLQALLLAQIPLAWVGGWLTVPLLAAITFASGCCALVFGLSAFAFVPALVRDVHLAAANRAVQGSRTVTEISGPGLAGLLISAAGAPAAVIVTAVGHLASALGVATSHPRERLAVSTDAAPGAHSRGSSTSGRLPILTGLRILFTQPHLRALTIHAATYNATEQVLVLNLILWAVRQQDVDPGAYGLALAAAGVGGLVGTLTALRLADRCGLGRAFALSLLASCLVPVLLPAWPLTGWALAAVVAAVMLVRGVGEGNANVYSVTMRQQLIPREELTRSAGAYTQVMYGSIPLGAALAGVVGESLGARTGVLLGAIGLVVSAVPMLTPTFLRLRSTTTAAAAGSAAGAAGTA; encoded by the coding sequence GTGGGCAGCCGGGCAAGCGGCCAGCGGAACAGCCCGGCAAGCGACCAACGAAGCAACCACGCAAGCGAGCAGCGGGGCGGCCGGCTGCGCGACCCGAGCTGGACCCTCCTCCGCGGCGACCGCAGCTTCCGTCACTACTGGCTGGGCCAGTCCGCGGCGAGCGCCGGCGCGCAGTTCACCACGGTCGCCATCCCGCTGGTCACGGCCATCGCCCTAGACGCCGGACCCGCGGCGGTCAGCCTCGTCGCCACCGCCGGCACCCTGCCCTACCTGCTCTTCGCCCTGCTGGCCGGGCACCTGCTGCACGGGCGTGACCAGAAGCGCTCGATGATCGCCACCGACCTGCTCCAGGCGCTCCTGCTGGCCCAGATCCCCCTGGCCTGGGTCGGTGGCTGGCTCACCGTGCCGCTGCTGGCCGCCATCACCTTCGCCAGCGGCTGCTGCGCCCTGGTCTTCGGCCTGTCCGCCTTCGCCTTCGTCCCCGCCCTGGTCCGAGACGTCCACCTGGCCGCCGCCAACCGCGCCGTGCAGGGCAGCCGAACCGTCACCGAGATCAGCGGCCCCGGCCTGGCCGGTCTGCTCATCTCCGCCGCCGGCGCCCCCGCAGCAGTGATCGTCACCGCCGTCGGCCACCTCGCCTCCGCGCTCGGCGTCGCCACCAGCCACCCCCGCGAACGCCTCGCGGTCTCCACCGACGCCGCGCCCGGCGCCCACAGCCGCGGCTCGAGCACCAGCGGGCGGCTACCGATCCTGACCGGGCTGCGGATCCTGTTCACCCAGCCTCACCTGCGCGCGTTGACCATCCACGCCGCGACCTACAACGCCACCGAACAGGTCCTGGTCCTGAACCTGATCCTGTGGGCCGTGCGCCAGCAGGACGTCGACCCCGGCGCCTACGGCCTCGCGCTGGCCGCGGCCGGGGTCGGTGGGCTGGTGGGCACCCTGACGGCGCTGCGCCTGGCCGACCGGTGCGGCCTTGGTCGCGCCTTCGCGCTCTCGCTGCTGGCCTCGTGCCTGGTCCCGGTGCTACTGCCCGCCTGGCCGCTCACCGGCTGGGCCCTGGCCGCCGTCGTCGCCGCGGTCATGCTGGTGCGCGGGGTCGGGGAGGGCAACGCGAACGTCTACTCCGTCACCATGCGCCAGCAGCTCATCCCGCGCGAGGAGCTCACCCGCTCCGCCGGCGCCTACACCCAGGTCATGTACGGCTCGATCCCGCTGGGCGCCGCGCTGGCCGGGGTGGTGGGGGAGTCCCTCGGGGCCCGCACCGGCGTCCTGCTCGGCGCGATCGGTCTGGTCGTCTCCGCCGTCCCGATGCTGACCCCGACGTTCCTGCGGCTGCGGAGCACCACGACCGCCGCGGCCGCCGGGAGCGCCGCGGGCGCCGCGGGGACCGCGTGA